The Bacteroidota bacterium sequence GTAATCAGCTTTTTAAAGGTCAGGGCTTCCATTGGAAAAACCGGTTATGACCAAAGCAACAAGGGGCGTTATCTTTATCAGCAATATTTTGTGGGCAATGGAACATTTTATACTGGAAGTTCCCTTACCGGCAACGGCGGTATTGTAATGTCCTACGCTGCCAATCCGGATATATTTGCAGAAAAGAGCGTAAAATACAATGTAGGTACTGATATTACGCTTTTTAACAAACTTTCTGTTGTTGCTGACCTGTTCCAGGATAAACGCAGCGGTATTGTTACCCAAAACAACGATTTGATGGCTGTTTATGGCGGCACCTTGCCTTATTCCAATATCGGCAAGGTTACCAATAAGGGCTTTGAAGCAAGTGCTGATTTTACTGATAAAATTGGGCAGGTTTCTTATACAATTGGCGGTGCTGCTGCTTATACAAGGAATATCATCGATTATCAGTCAGAAACTCCTACTGTTAATGATTTTAGTAAATCGACGGGAAGAGCCATTGGTACTCCGATAGGTCTTATAGCTACAGGTTTTTATGATGTTACCGATTTCAATGCCGATGGAACTTTGAAGAACGGAATACCTACTCCTGCATTTGGCGCTGTACAACCTGGTGATATTAAGTACAAAGACCTGGATAATAATGGAGTGGTGAATGAATATGATGTTACCAAAATTGGTAAGCCGACTTTCCCATCTCTTACTTATTCTTTCCATTTCAGGGTAGGTTATAAAGGATTTGATCTTACGGCTTTATTCCAGGGTGTATCCGGGAACAGCATCAACCTATTGTCTGCGGCTTATTATCAGACAGTTGCTTTTGTAAACAATATCAATGTTTATCCGATTGCCAATAATGCATGGGCATATTATCCTTCAAAGGGAATTGATACCCGGGCAACTGCTACCTATCCCAGGCTTACTACCCAATCCAATAATAACAATTACAGGAATTCGACTTTTTGGATGAAAAAAGGAGATTTCCTTAGATTGAGAAACATTGAATTCGGATATAACCTGCCAGCTGGCCTTCTTTCTAAAATATATGTGAAGGAGTTAAGAATTTATGTGAATGCGGTTAATCCATTTACATGGTCCTACCTCAGTTCAAAGTATAATATTGATCCTGAGACTACATCCGGTTATGCCGGATTGAAATCATATAATGCTGGTATTTCACTTACTTTTTAAAAACATAGCTTATGAACTTACATCGTATATATACTGGAATTTCACTCTGTTTGTTCGCAGCCCTTTTCGCCGGTTGCCAGAAGGACTTTCTGGATACCAAGATTGATACTTCGCAGACAGAGGAGACTATGAATTCTAACTATAGTTCTTTATTCTCGCTGGCTAATGCACCCTATAATTATTTGCGCAATGAGTTTACCATTATGGACAATAACCTGTTTGCTCCGGTTTCTGATGAAGCTGCACAAACATCCAAAAGCTCCAATGTCGTCGTTTTTAATAATGGTAGCTGGGACGCTAATAATAATCCGGATAATTATTATTCCAATTATTATGCCGGAATACGGGCTGCCAATTATTTCCTTGAAAACTCCGGAAATTATGTGAACTTTCTGGCGTTAAACCGGGATACGATTTCTCCAACAGGAAAGATTAATTACCATAATGATGTTTTGAATATAGGCTGGTATCGTGCCGAAGCCCATATTTTACGTGCATGGTATTATTTCGAACTAGCAAAACGTTATGGTGGGGTTCCTTTGGTCACTAAGACTCTTTCCATTAGCGACAATACCATCATAGCAAAGTCTTCTTATGACGATATTATCAATTTTATTGTCAATGAAGTGGATACATACGTGGACAGCCTTCAGGTTAACTGGAAAACATCATCCTTTACCAATTATGACGGCCGGTTCAGTAAGGGACCTGCACTTGCTTTAAAAGCCAGGGCATTACTTTTTGCCGCAAGCCCTCTGCATAATTCAACAAATGATGTTGCAAAATGGCAAAAAGCTGCTGCGGCTTTGCATGATGTAATTGTTTTTGGACAGGGTGCCGGTGGCTATGCACTGGACGGAGATTACCGGAATTATTTTCTGAAAAATAATGCACTGACCAGCAAGGAAACGATTTGGGCTCTGCGTTACACTGCTGACCACAATCTTGAAAGCAGGAACTATCCTATCGGTACTGCCGGCGGGGCAAGCGGTATTACTCCTTCTGAGAATCTCCTAGATGACTACGAATACAATGGAGATCCCGTAGCAACAAATCCTTATGCCAACCGTGACCCAAGACTGGGATATACCATTGTTACCAATAACAGTACCTGGAATTCAAGGACAATTAATGAAGCTCTGGGTGGTGCCGATGATATGACTAATACAAATGCCAGCAGAACAGGATATTATTTGAAAAAATTCCTCAATGATGGCCTAAATCTGGTTCAAGGTCAAACTGTAGTCCATAACTGGATTGTTTTCCGTTATGGAGAAGTTTTGTTGGAATATGCTGAAGCTATGAATGAAGCTTATGGACCTGATAATGATAATGGTTATGGTTTGACTGCCAGGGCTGCATTAAATACAGTCAGGGGCAGGACCGGGGTTAAGATGCCCAATGTGACAGCAACTGATCAGACGGGATTCCGGACTGCTGTTAAACATGAAAGAAGGATAGAACTTGCCTTTGAAAATTATCGTTATTGGGATTTGCTTAGATGGAATGATGCGGCTTCAGCATTGAATCAACCCTTAATGGGCGTATCGGTTACCAAGGATGCAACCAGCGGTCAATTTGTTTACACTACTGTAAAGGTTGAAAATCGTGTTTTTGATGCAACAAAGATGTATTATTATCCTTTTCCGCAGTCAGAAATTAGTAAATCCAAAGGAATTCTTAAGCAGAATCCTGGATGGTAATATTTTATGTTGTTCATAATTAAATTTTGAAATCAATGAAACTGAATAATTTGATAATATCATTAATGGTCCTCCTTTTAGGAGGAACCATTTTTGTCTCCTGCCAAAAAGATGCTTGCAAAGAAGATTATGGTTAT is a genomic window containing:
- a CDS encoding RagB/SusD family nutrient uptake outer membrane protein, with product MNLHRIYTGISLCLFAALFAGCQKDFLDTKIDTSQTEETMNSNYSSLFSLANAPYNYLRNEFTIMDNNLFAPVSDEAAQTSKSSNVVVFNNGSWDANNNPDNYYSNYYAGIRAANYFLENSGNYVNFLALNRDTISPTGKINYHNDVLNIGWYRAEAHILRAWYYFELAKRYGGVPLVTKTLSISDNTIIAKSSYDDIINFIVNEVDTYVDSLQVNWKTSSFTNYDGRFSKGPALALKARALLFAASPLHNSTNDVAKWQKAAAALHDVIVFGQGAGGYALDGDYRNYFLKNNALTSKETIWALRYTADHNLESRNYPIGTAGGASGITPSENLLDDYEYNGDPVATNPYANRDPRLGYTIVTNNSTWNSRTINEALGGADDMTNTNASRTGYYLKKFLNDGLNLVQGQTVVHNWIVFRYGEVLLEYAEAMNEAYGPDNDNGYGLTARAALNTVRGRTGVKMPNVTATDQTGFRTAVKHERRIELAFENYRYWDLLRWNDAASALNQPLMGVSVTKDATSGQFVYTTVKVENRVFDATKMYYYPFPQSEISKSKGILKQNPGW